In the Qipengyuania gelatinilytica genome, GCGCCAGGGTAACGGCAATCATCAGGCTGGTCGCAATCCAGTAGACGGTTCGCCAGCCGTAGTGCTCTGCGATCCATCCTGCCCCGACACGGGCAACAAGGATGCCGAGGATGACCCCGGCGGTGAGGAGTGCCGTGACTTGTCCAAGCCTCTCGGGCGCGACGCGTTTCGACGCGTAAGCAGGCAACAGGTATGGCGCGATGGTGAAGAAGCCGAGCAGGGTCGAGCCGGCGGTAAATCCCGCAAAGCCCGGAGCCACCGTCATCAGGGCCAGCGACGCTGTCTGCCCGGTCGCGAAAATTATGGTCAGCCGCTTGTTGGAATAGCGATCGCCCAAGGGCAGGAGCAGCAGGATGCCCACCGCGAGTGCCAGCTGGTTGAGGGCAGGGACGAGGCCGATCCGGGTGTCGCTCACGCCGAAATGCTCGGCAACATCTCCGATGATCGGATGGATGTAATAGGCATTCGCGGTGACGACCGCGGCCGCAACAGCAAGGAGATATTCCTGTGTGCGGCTCAGCCGCCCGTGCTCGATCACTTCAGGTGACCGGCCTTGCGGGCCAGGTCGATCACGCCTTGCGAGAGCGTTTGGGCCTGGTCTTCCTGGCAGAAGTGGCCGCACGGGCTCAGCGTCCTGTGATCGAGGCCTGCTGCTCCGGCAATCCGATCGATCAGGAATTTCTCGCTGCCCCTGGTGATAGGATCCTCGTCGCCGAACAGTGTCAGGAACGGCTTGTCATAGGCTGCCAGCGCGGGCCAGGCGGCCTTGTTGTCCTCGACACCGGGCATTCCGTCTTCCGCCGGCACAAGAGCCGGAAAGGCCCGTGCGGCGGCTTTGGAAGGCTCATCCGGGAAGGGGGCGTCATAGGCGGCAATCTCTGCCTCGGTCAGAGGCGTCTGGGTTGCGCGGTCGAGGAGGGGGCCGATCTTGAAGTCGGGAGATGTCTTGGCGAATTCGCGCCAAGCGAGAAAAGCGGGCGAGGGCGCTCCGCCAGCAGGGAGGAAGGTATTGCTCGCCACCACGCACGCGAAGAGGTCTGGATCATGGGCGACCATGCGCAAGCCCAGCAAACCGCCCCAGTCCTGGCAAAA is a window encoding:
- a CDS encoding haloalkane dehalogenase, encoding MEILQTPPERFKDIPDYPFAENWIEIDLGNGQTARQHYVDEGDKSAPPVLLFHGEPSWSFLYRKMIPILADAGFRVLAPDLIGFGKSDKPDDIEFFTYARHVDWLKQWRTAVEPRPAALFCQDWGGLLGLRMVAHDPDLFACVVASNTFLPAGGAPSPAFLAWREFAKTSPDFKIGPLLDRATQTPLTEAEIAAYDAPFPDEPSKAAARAFPALVPAEDGMPGVEDNKAAWPALAAYDKPFLTLFGDEDPITRGSEKFLIDRIAGAAGLDHRTLSPCGHFCQEDQAQTLSQGVIDLARKAGHLK